One window of the Bradyrhizobium sp. NP1 genome contains the following:
- a CDS encoding helix-turn-helix domain-containing protein, with protein MTIDNPRDRLWASEAAKYLQLSRSTLAKWRMRNEGPPYHRCGRRLIYYYKSEIDTWLTGCGGSPAGAERQ; from the coding sequence ATGACGATCGATAATCCACGTGACAGGCTATGGGCGAGCGAGGCCGCCAAATATTTGCAGCTTAGCCGTTCAACCTTGGCGAAATGGCGAATGCGAAATGAGGGTCCTCCGTATCATCGGTGCGGTCGGAGACTAATCTACTATTACAAGAGCGAAATCGACACTTGGCTCACTGGTTGCGGCGGATCCCCGGCTGGGGCTGAACGGCAATGA
- a CDS encoding site-specific DNA-methyltransferase: protein MNQVGLDSEEPAKDELRIEYWPIERLIPSARNARTHSTSQIAEIAGSIRTFGFTNPLLVGESADIVAGHGRLAAARLLGLAEVPVIPLRGLNEVERRMLMLADNRIALNAGWNLEMLKLELTDLSKLGADLKGLGFNEHELERALGGSAGLVPEDAVPELTEAGVSKTGDIWLLGPHRIGCGDSTDAAFVSSVMGDGLPNLMVTDPPYGVEYDPAWRHRRGLNHSAKKDKIQNDEIADWTLAWNLFPGEIAYIWHGALRSTIVAESLFKAGFTIRTQIVWAKERLVMSQGDYHWQHEPCWYAVRKHGNWTGDRKQTTLWNIPTSGQDAETKHATQKPVECMRRPMLNNSSPGQAVYEPFLGSGTTLIAAQSCNRVCLALEIDPLFVDLAIRRWQAFTGEKAIRETDGAAFDALVARPHPQQSDSSSSLDQTF, encoded by the coding sequence ATGAACCAAGTCGGATTGGACAGCGAAGAGCCCGCAAAAGATGAGCTTCGCATCGAATATTGGCCGATCGAGCGATTGATCCCGTCGGCACGTAACGCGCGTACTCACAGCACGTCGCAAATCGCTGAGATTGCGGGCAGCATCCGGACATTTGGCTTCACGAACCCGCTGCTGGTTGGCGAGAGCGCGGACATCGTTGCCGGCCACGGTCGACTTGCGGCTGCGCGGCTCCTGGGTTTGGCCGAGGTACCGGTCATACCTCTGCGAGGGCTCAATGAAGTCGAACGCCGGATGCTCATGCTTGCCGACAATCGCATTGCGCTGAACGCCGGGTGGAATCTGGAAATGCTCAAGCTGGAGCTCACAGATCTCAGCAAACTTGGCGCGGATTTGAAAGGTCTCGGCTTCAACGAGCACGAACTCGAGAGAGCACTAGGCGGATCGGCAGGATTGGTCCCCGAGGATGCAGTGCCGGAGTTGACCGAAGCCGGGGTGTCCAAGACAGGCGATATCTGGCTCCTCGGTCCTCACCGTATCGGCTGTGGCGATTCGACGGACGCTGCCTTCGTGTCCTCTGTTATGGGCGATGGTCTGCCGAACCTGATGGTGACTGATCCTCCCTACGGCGTAGAATACGATCCAGCCTGGCGGCACCGGCGAGGCCTCAATCACTCTGCCAAGAAAGACAAAATCCAAAACGACGAGATTGCGGATTGGACGCTGGCCTGGAATTTGTTCCCGGGAGAAATCGCCTACATCTGGCACGGGGCCCTACGCTCAACGATTGTCGCCGAAAGCCTGTTCAAGGCAGGCTTCACGATTCGTACTCAGATCGTCTGGGCAAAGGAACGACTGGTCATGAGCCAGGGAGATTATCACTGGCAACATGAGCCATGTTGGTATGCCGTACGAAAGCACGGCAATTGGACAGGCGACCGAAAGCAAACAACGCTTTGGAACATCCCGACTTCGGGCCAGGACGCTGAAACCAAGCACGCCACGCAAAAGCCGGTCGAATGCATGCGGAGGCCAATGCTGAACAATTCGAGCCCCGGCCAAGCGGTGTATGAGCCGTTCCTGGGGAGCGGCACGACATTGATCGCTGCCCAATCGTGCAACCGCGTTTGCCTCGCGCTGGAGATCGATCCCCTGTTTGTCGACCTGGCCATTCGCCGATGGCAAGCCTTTACGGGCGAAAAGGCCATACGCGAAACTGATGGCGCGGCTTTCGATGCCCTCGTTGCGAGGCCCCATCCACAGCAATCCGATTCGTCCTCTTCGCTGGATCAAACCTTCTGA
- a CDS encoding DUF1109 domain-containing protein — MKTDELVTLLGTNLEPVDRRSIARTLYVALAAGSIVALGLSLIGLGVRSDLTTARAFIFLVIKLAFAFGIVGLALVYLTKLARPGGERKTRSLLVTMPFLVIVALAGISLALSPSSHWEKMIVGDQWLECLISIPIIAIVPFTISMWVVRRAAPTDLARAGAFAGLAAGGMSAMAYALHCTDDSLPFIAVWYGGTIVLCILAGAILGPRLLRW, encoded by the coding sequence ATGAAGACGGATGAGCTGGTCACCCTCCTCGGCACAAACCTTGAGCCGGTCGATCGCAGGTCGATCGCGCGGACGCTTTATGTTGCCCTCGCCGCGGGTTCGATTGTTGCCTTGGGTCTTTCCCTCATTGGCCTGGGCGTGCGCTCGGATCTCACAACGGCCCGCGCCTTCATTTTTCTCGTTATCAAGCTCGCTTTCGCATTCGGGATCGTCGGTCTCGCGCTAGTTTACCTGACAAAACTGGCGCGTCCGGGTGGGGAGCGAAAAACTCGGTCACTCCTGGTCACTATGCCGTTCCTGGTCATCGTGGCGCTTGCCGGGATCAGCCTGGCGCTGTCGCCCAGCTCGCACTGGGAAAAGATGATCGTGGGCGATCAATGGTTGGAGTGCCTGATCTCCATACCGATCATTGCGATAGTTCCCTTCACGATCTCTATGTGGGTCGTGCGAAGAGCTGCGCCGACGGACCTTGCTCGTGCAGGTGCTTTCGCCGGTCTCGCCGCAGGCGGGATGAGCGCAATGGCATATGCGCTTCACTGCACCGACGACTCATTGCCGTTCATTGCGGTTTGGTATGGCGGCACGATCGTGCTGTGCATCCTGGCAGGCGCCATATTGGGACCGCGGCTTTTGCGTTGGTAG
- a CDS encoding sigma-70 family RNA polymerase sigma factor, protein MTTDETDLKSLMLASLDGHAASHRALLGQLSGRLRAYYRGKLARIGRGAADAEDLVQEAILAIHLKRHTYDPAEPLTPWVHAIARYKLIDFLRRTRTSPADVPIDEADTIAANDDNSDVESSFDVRRLMEQLPKNMRYSIEAVKLEGLSIAEAAKRCGISESGVKMSIHRGLKTLAAMIARESQA, encoded by the coding sequence ATGACGACCGACGAAACTGACCTTAAATCCTTGATGCTTGCCAGTCTCGACGGCCACGCGGCTTCGCACCGCGCGCTGTTGGGCCAATTGAGCGGCCGATTGAGGGCCTATTACCGGGGCAAGCTTGCCAGAATTGGGAGAGGTGCGGCAGATGCAGAGGATTTGGTTCAGGAGGCGATATTGGCAATCCACCTGAAGCGACATACCTACGACCCGGCCGAGCCTTTGACGCCGTGGGTGCATGCAATAGCGCGCTACAAGTTGATCGACTTCCTGCGTCGGACCCGCACGTCGCCTGCCGATGTGCCAATCGACGAGGCCGACACCATCGCGGCGAACGACGACAATTCAGACGTCGAGAGCAGCTTCGACGTCAGGAGGCTGATGGAGCAGCTGCCGAAAAACATGCGATATTCCATCGAGGCCGTGAAGCTGGAGGGATTGAGCATAGCTGAAGCAGCAAAGCGATGCGGCATCTCGGAATCGGGGGTCAAAATGAGCATTCACCGAGGGCTCAAGACGCTGGCTGCCATGATTGCCCGGGAATCACAAGCATGA
- a CDS encoding multicopper oxidase domain-containing protein — protein sequence MLVQDAPVPNHPVAAAAGQDSRLRVDPFSRRRFLKAALAAAALPILPGAGRAAASPGKRLVAGTRIIDVNGRPAKVFGLIGPDGRPGLRLDPGERFRVDLANETGTRTLVHWHGQLPPWTQDGFPWPESPPIANGAIQAYDYAPIPGTFWMHSHQDMQEQSLMTAPLIVHDAAALREDRQEVVLMLHDFTFRTPEDVLAGLTGTNVAAIQAMLQKMAEAPGRTVGSNARYASMSNIAASPDPGMSGMDMPAMAMSGPGGMRMDLNDVHYDAFLANDRTLADPEVVRVERGGRIRLRVINGASSSQFWVDLGDLVGRVVATDGQPVHPVAGSRFPIAMAQRLDILIDLPEVGAFPILARLEGDGRQTGIILATTGARIPRIAESAQTAPPVDHSLEARLAAVQPLPPRPADTIHTIALGGGMKPYAWSMNGEYWPQVTPLMLGKGQRVEIDLVNRSMMAHPMHLHGHAFQVIAIDGRPMQGAVRDTVLVMPMGRVRIAFDADNPGRWPFHCHNLYHQATGMMTEFRYQGIAT from the coding sequence ATGCTTGTGCAGGACGCCCCTGTTCCCAATCATCCAGTTGCCGCCGCGGCGGGCCAAGACTCGCGTTTGCGAGTCGATCCCTTCTCCCGGCGTCGCTTTCTGAAGGCGGCGCTCGCCGCCGCGGCCCTACCCATTCTCCCGGGCGCGGGACGCGCTGCAGCCTCTCCTGGGAAACGGCTCGTCGCCGGAACGCGTATTATTGATGTGAATGGTCGGCCTGCCAAGGTGTTCGGGCTTATCGGTCCGGATGGCCGTCCCGGGCTTCGCCTCGACCCCGGCGAACGGTTCCGCGTGGACCTCGCGAACGAGACCGGCACGCGCACCCTTGTGCATTGGCATGGGCAGCTTCCGCCCTGGACGCAGGACGGCTTTCCGTGGCCGGAGAGCCCACCGATCGCGAACGGTGCGATTCAAGCCTACGACTACGCTCCGATTCCGGGCACGTTTTGGATGCATTCGCATCAGGACATGCAGGAGCAGAGTCTGATGACCGCGCCGCTCATCGTTCATGACGCCGCGGCGCTTCGCGAAGACCGGCAGGAAGTCGTCCTCATGCTGCACGACTTCACCTTCCGAACGCCGGAGGACGTGCTCGCCGGCCTCACCGGCACGAACGTAGCCGCGATACAGGCCATGCTGCAAAAGATGGCGGAGGCTCCAGGTCGCACGGTCGGCAGCAATGCGCGATATGCAAGCATGAGCAACATAGCTGCCTCGCCCGACCCGGGCATGTCAGGAATGGACATGCCGGCAATGGCCATGTCGGGGCCGGGCGGCATGCGAATGGATTTAAATGACGTTCATTACGACGCCTTCCTCGCCAACGATCGAACGCTCGCCGATCCGGAGGTCGTGCGCGTCGAGCGTGGCGGCCGAATCCGGCTCCGCGTCATCAACGGCGCGTCCTCGAGCCAGTTCTGGGTCGATCTCGGCGACCTCGTCGGCCGGGTGGTCGCGACCGACGGCCAGCCCGTGCATCCGGTCGCGGGCAGCCGCTTCCCGATTGCAATGGCCCAGCGCCTTGACATCCTGATCGATCTGCCAGAGGTCGGCGCGTTTCCGATACTTGCGCGATTGGAAGGCGACGGTCGGCAGACCGGCATCATCCTCGCCACGACCGGGGCGCGCATACCGCGGATCGCGGAGAGCGCGCAAACCGCGCCGCCGGTCGACCATTCGCTGGAGGCCCGCCTTGCAGCGGTGCAACCGCTGCCGCCGCGCCCAGCGGATACCATCCATACGATTGCTCTCGGCGGCGGAATGAAGCCTTATGCATGGTCCATGAACGGAGAGTATTGGCCGCAGGTTACGCCGCTCATGCTGGGCAAAGGGCAGCGTGTCGAGATCGATCTGGTCAACCGCTCGATGATGGCGCATCCGATGCATCTGCATGGCCATGCGTTCCAGGTGATCGCGATCGACGGTCGGCCGATGCAGGGAGCCGTCCGCGACACTGTTCTGGTCATGCCGATGGGCCGTGTCCGGATCGCTTTCGACGCCGACAATCCAGGGCGATGGCCGTTCCACTGTCACAATCTCTACCACCAGGCCACCGGCATGATGACGGAGTTCAGATATCAGGGCATTGCCACTTGA
- a CDS encoding cytochrome c: MLRAILPMIAALGLALSLYPVQAASITALKSLKLDVPTSDAMFPPGPGSDAMNNNCLACHSADHVLNQPSLSREAWQEVVNKMITAYRAPVSPEDAKAIVDYLARTKGTS; this comes from the coding sequence ATGTTGCGTGCAATTCTGCCGATGATCGCCGCCTTGGGCCTTGCCCTGTCGCTCTATCCAGTCCAGGCGGCAAGCATCACCGCGTTGAAGTCGCTGAAGCTGGATGTCCCCACCAGCGACGCCATGTTTCCGCCGGGTCCGGGATCGGATGCCATGAACAACAATTGTCTCGCCTGCCACTCCGCCGATCACGTGTTGAACCAGCCCTCGCTTTCCAGAGAGGCCTGGCAGGAAGTGGTGAACAAGATGATCACGGCCTACCGGGCTCCGGTGAGCCCTGAAGACGCCAAGGCCATTGTCGACTATCTGGCTCGCACTAAAGGGACCTCATGA
- a CDS encoding carbohydrate porin gives MNSWSRVMPTIGQRRWALAAGVLCWLGPFNELGTKAWAQAQRSDNPATPGQSYLTGDWGGTRSYLERLGVTFTFSYTNDLLANVSGGIKTGAVAIGIFQPQVDLDLQKLLGWEGDRIHIHGLVTHGPFFSSTYLGNILAVSNLEAGPVARLYALWYEHNAPGDLWSVRAGLMLGDSQFLQSDTASNFINNGISWPTFLAANLPASGPAYPLPAPGIRVRVKPRDDIMLQAAVFSGDPSGGNGSNQAVPLPTGTVFSFSGGAFVIAEASYLPNQGKDAPGLPGAYRIGAWYHTSSHFGDPRFDITGLSLASPQSTGIPLEHTGDYGVYGVIDQTLYRVPGTDDQGLSAFLRAGGVPNDRNLINFYADGGLLYKGPMSGRPDDKVGIAFAYAHIGDNARGLDADTALFGNFFFPVRSSETMIEMMYQAKLRPWWTLQPELQYIIQPGGGVLNPDGKLRPNAWVIALRSTLNF, from the coding sequence ATGAATTCCTGGAGCCGGGTCATGCCGACTATCGGCCAGCGTCGATGGGCGTTGGCGGCGGGCGTGCTTTGTTGGCTTGGCCCATTCAACGAACTGGGGACGAAGGCTTGGGCACAAGCGCAGCGATCGGACAATCCGGCTACGCCGGGCCAGTCATACTTGACGGGCGATTGGGGTGGCACGCGGTCTTATCTTGAGCGCCTCGGCGTCACCTTCACCTTTAGCTACACCAACGATTTGCTGGCCAACGTCAGCGGCGGGATCAAGACCGGCGCGGTCGCGATCGGTATCTTCCAGCCGCAGGTCGACCTCGACTTGCAAAAGCTTTTAGGGTGGGAGGGTGACCGAATCCACATCCACGGCCTTGTCACCCATGGTCCGTTCTTCAGTTCGACCTATCTCGGCAACATTCTGGCAGTATCGAATCTCGAGGCTGGACCGGTCGCGCGGCTGTATGCGCTCTGGTACGAGCACAACGCCCCCGGCGACCTCTGGTCCGTCCGCGCCGGGCTGATGTTGGGCGACAGCCAGTTCCTGCAGAGCGATACGGCGTCCAACTTCATCAACAATGGCATCAGCTGGCCCACTTTTCTGGCCGCCAACCTGCCGGCCTCGGGACCTGCCTATCCCTTGCCCGCCCCGGGCATTCGCGTGCGCGTGAAGCCGCGCGACGATATAATGCTGCAAGCTGCTGTCTTCAGCGGCGATCCCAGCGGTGGCAACGGCTCCAATCAAGCGGTTCCGCTCCCCACTGGAACGGTCTTCAGCTTTAGCGGGGGCGCCTTTGTTATCGCAGAGGCGAGCTATTTGCCCAATCAGGGCAAGGACGCGCCAGGGCTTCCGGGCGCCTACCGCATTGGGGCTTGGTACCACACCAGCTCGCATTTCGGCGATCCGCGCTTCGACATCACCGGGCTTTCGCTGGCGAGCCCGCAATCTACCGGCATCCCGCTGGAGCACACCGGCGATTACGGCGTCTACGGCGTGATCGATCAGACGCTCTACCGCGTTCCCGGCACCGACGACCAAGGCCTTTCCGCATTCCTTCGCGCGGGCGGCGTTCCCAACGACCGCAACCTGATCAACTTCTATGCCGACGGCGGCCTGCTTTACAAAGGCCCGATGTCGGGGCGTCCCGACGACAAGGTCGGCATTGCCTTTGCCTATGCGCACATCGGCGACAACGCGCGCGGGCTGGATGCCGATACCGCACTGTTCGGAAACTTCTTCTTTCCGGTGCGCAGCAGCGAAACGATGATCGAGATGATGTATCAAGCAAAACTGAGACCGTGGTGGACGCTGCAACCCGAACTCCAATACATCATCCAGCCGGGTGGCGGCGTCCTTAACCCCGATGGCAAGCTCCGACCGAACGCGTGGGTCATCGCCCTTCGCTCGACGCTGAATTTCTAG
- a CDS encoding DUF2924 domain-containing protein produces the protein MKDSVLAQLVALRGAPAAVLKARWRELFDTEPPAYNRRFLESRLAYRIQELAYGALSRETLDRLKAMAKQYADQDPAERKARPMLRPVAGTKLIREWEGVEHCVAVRTNDFEYLGRPYKSLSSVAREITGTKWNGWVFFGLKTSQAGK, from the coding sequence GTGAAGGACTCGGTTTTGGCCCAATTGGTGGCCCTAAGGGGCGCCCCGGCTGCCGTTCTGAAGGCCCGCTGGCGCGAGCTGTTTGACACGGAGCCCCCCGCCTACAACCGCCGCTTCCTGGAAAGCCGACTCGCCTACCGCATCCAGGAATTGGCCTATGGCGCGCTTTCCCGGGAGACCCTGGATCGGCTCAAGGCAATGGCCAAGCAATATGCCGACCAGGACCCGGCCGAACGCAAGGCGCGCCCAATGCTTCGCCCGGTTGCGGGGACCAAGCTGATCCGGGAATGGGAAGGCGTCGAGCACTGCGTCGCTGTGCGAACCAACGATTTTGAGTACCTGGGACGTCCGTATAAATCGCTGTCCTCGGTCGCCCGTGAGATCACTGGGACCAAATGGAATGGCTGGGTGTTCTTTGGCCTCAAAACCTCACAGGCTGGGAAATGA
- a CDS encoding molybdopterin-dependent oxidoreductase gives MRDQNAPPSRLTRRGALRGLGVAGLSLMSSRAFAQQTVDLHVPGGPSTRFITTSYPQKGRMILQRSSPPWLETPFEVFDKGVFTPNDQHYVSWHWATFPGDVNVDSYRLTVRGHVNQNLSLSLTDILHSFPRVEIAAVNQCAGNSRLYATPRVAGAQWANGGMSNALWTGVRLRDVLDRAGVRAGAIQVRFGGLDEPVMSGAPKFLKSITIDHARDGEVMIGFGMNGEQLPLLNGFPLRLVVPGWCAVYWVKMLNDIEVLDRPDTNYWTATGYRVPDTPHNTVEPGEAGAKLVPVTRNAPRSFITNICDGDKLSAGSPTSARGIAFGGDCGVARVDLSIDGGKSWQPTQLGADQGKYGFRPWQAQFTLPARGPHTLMIRCTNTNNEAQPDFRVWNPAGYMFNTIETTHVVAT, from the coding sequence ATGCGGGATCAAAATGCGCCGCCGTCTCGCCTGACGCGGCGAGGAGCGCTGCGCGGGTTGGGTGTCGCCGGTCTCTCGCTCATGTCCTCGCGGGCATTTGCGCAACAAACGGTCGACCTGCATGTGCCCGGCGGACCGAGCACGCGCTTCATCACAACATCCTATCCGCAAAAGGGCCGAATGATCCTGCAGCGCTCGAGCCCGCCGTGGCTTGAGACACCGTTTGAAGTTTTCGACAAGGGCGTCTTCACGCCAAACGATCAACACTATGTCAGCTGGCACTGGGCGACCTTTCCCGGTGACGTCAACGTAGACAGCTATCGCCTGACCGTGCGCGGTCATGTCAATCAGAACCTATCGCTGTCGCTTACTGATATTTTGCACAGCTTTCCGAGAGTGGAGATCGCTGCGGTAAATCAATGCGCCGGAAATTCGAGGCTTTACGCCACGCCACGCGTCGCGGGCGCTCAATGGGCAAACGGCGGGATGAGCAATGCGCTCTGGACCGGCGTGCGGCTCAGGGACGTGCTTGATCGTGCCGGCGTAAGAGCGGGCGCCATACAGGTTCGCTTTGGCGGTCTGGACGAGCCAGTGATGTCGGGCGCGCCGAAATTTTTGAAATCGATCACCATCGATCACGCTCGCGATGGCGAGGTGATGATCGGATTTGGCATGAACGGCGAGCAGCTTCCATTGTTGAACGGATTCCCGCTGCGCCTCGTTGTACCAGGTTGGTGCGCAGTCTACTGGGTCAAGATGCTGAACGACATCGAAGTGCTGGATCGGCCTGACACCAACTACTGGACGGCGACTGGCTACCGTGTGCCCGATACGCCGCACAACACCGTCGAGCCCGGCGAGGCCGGCGCCAAATTGGTGCCGGTGACCCGCAATGCTCCGCGATCATTCATCACCAACATCTGCGACGGCGACAAGTTATCAGCGGGGTCACCAACATCGGCGCGCGGCATCGCCTTCGGCGGCGATTGCGGTGTCGCCCGCGTCGATCTGTCGATCGATGGTGGCAAGAGCTGGCAGCCGACCCAGCTTGGTGCCGATCAAGGCAAATACGGCTTTCGGCCATGGCAGGCGCAGTTCACGTTGCCGGCGCGTGGTCCGCACACGCTTATGATTCGTTGCACTAATACGAACAACGAGGCGCAGCCCGACTTCCGCGTCTGGAATCCGGCCGGCTACATGTTTAACACCATCGAGACCACTCACGTGGTCGCGACCTGA
- a CDS encoding phage terminase small subunit P27 family, giving the protein MHEPRPEPALPDCPPELSPTAQREWVRLTAELAKLNLITKLDRGALATYCGAYAMWAEATEQINKYGAMVKSPTGFPIQSPYLAIANRQAEIMMRIASEFGFTPASRSRISAPPPDQLPLFEGPGEASDP; this is encoded by the coding sequence ATGCACGAGCCTCGACCCGAACCAGCCTTACCGGATTGTCCTCCGGAACTCAGCCCGACTGCCCAACGCGAATGGGTCCGGCTAACGGCGGAACTGGCAAAGCTCAATCTCATAACCAAGCTTGACCGCGGGGCGCTCGCTACCTATTGCGGCGCCTACGCGATGTGGGCGGAGGCAACGGAGCAAATCAACAAATATGGGGCTATGGTGAAGTCTCCGACTGGCTTTCCAATTCAATCCCCGTATCTCGCGATCGCCAATCGGCAGGCTGAGATCATGATGCGCATCGCGTCCGAGTTCGGGTTCACCCCTGCAAGCCGAAGCCGAATTTCCGCGCCGCCACCCGATCAACTTCCACTATTCGAAGGCCCAGGCGAGGCCTCTGACCCTTAG
- a CDS encoding recombinase family protein yields MYTRKSSEEGLDMDFNSLDAQRESCEAYVASQRAEAWILVGDHYDDGGFSGGTLERPALKRLLADVKAGRIDVVVVYKIDRLSRSMLDFLNLVELFERQGVTFVSVTQSFNTKDAMGRMALNILVTFAQFERELIGERIRDKVASSRKKGIWMGGWTPLGYEVRDRKLIIHEEDAERVRSIFRRFVQLKSATLLARELVAAGATNRYGHVLDKGVLYKLLNNRVYIGEAVHKGTSYPGEHEAITDHALWDQVHAILKVSPRKRSGNARAQIPAPLKGLLFGPDGAAMSPTHTRKGGRLYRYYISQTAMKRGGGADCPVRLVPAAEIERIVLEQVRHLIRTPEVIVQTWRAAQKLGREVSEAEVRSALTQFEELWEELFPAEQARIVELLVQRVDVRPDRLDITLKIEGLTSLHGELLAPTKFQQAAE; encoded by the coding sequence GTGTACACGCGCAAGTCCAGCGAGGAAGGCCTCGACATGGACTTCAACTCGCTTGATGCGCAGAGGGAGTCCTGTGAGGCCTATGTCGCCAGCCAAAGGGCCGAGGCGTGGATCTTGGTCGGCGACCACTATGACGACGGCGGCTTTTCTGGAGGCACCCTGGAGCGGCCGGCCTTGAAGAGGCTGCTCGCCGATGTCAAGGCCGGCAGGATCGACGTGGTTGTCGTTTACAAGATCGACCGACTTTCCCGGTCCATGCTCGACTTCCTCAATCTCGTCGAGCTGTTCGAGCGGCAAGGCGTCACCTTCGTATCAGTGACCCAGTCGTTCAATACCAAGGACGCCATGGGCCGCATGGCCCTGAACATCCTGGTGACCTTTGCGCAGTTCGAGCGGGAGCTTATCGGGGAACGTATCCGCGACAAGGTCGCCTCCTCCCGCAAGAAGGGGATCTGGATGGGCGGTTGGACGCCGCTTGGCTACGAAGTCCGCGATCGGAAGCTGATCATCCACGAAGAAGACGCGGAGCGGGTACGGTCGATCTTTCGAAGGTTCGTCCAGCTGAAATCCGCGACCCTCCTGGCCCGCGAGCTGGTCGCTGCCGGCGCAACCAATCGCTACGGCCACGTGTTGGACAAGGGCGTCCTCTACAAGCTCCTGAACAATCGCGTGTATATCGGCGAGGCGGTCCACAAGGGCACCTCTTATCCCGGCGAACATGAGGCGATCACCGACCACGCGCTATGGGATCAAGTCCATGCCATCCTCAAAGTTAGCCCACGCAAGCGGTCGGGCAATGCCAGGGCCCAGATCCCCGCTCCCCTTAAAGGCCTGCTCTTCGGACCTGATGGCGCCGCTATGTCGCCGACCCATACCCGCAAAGGCGGGAGGCTTTATCGCTACTACATCAGCCAGACGGCCATGAAGCGTGGGGGTGGGGCCGACTGCCCGGTACGGCTGGTGCCAGCTGCCGAAATTGAGCGCATCGTTCTGGAGCAGGTTCGCCACCTCATACGGACCCCCGAGGTGATCGTTCAAACCTGGCGCGCCGCCCAGAAGCTCGGCCGCGAGGTATCAGAAGCTGAAGTTCGCTCTGCCCTCACTCAGTTCGAAGAACTCTGGGAGGAGCTTTTTCCAGCTGAGCAAGCCCGTATCGTCGAACTCTTAGTGCAACGCGTCGATGTGCGTCCTGACCGCCTGGACATAACCTTGAAGATAGAGGGCCTGACCTCACTCCACGGCGAACTGCTAGCACCCACTAAATTTCAGCAGGCCGCCGAATGA